One window of the Streptomyces asoensis genome contains the following:
- a CDS encoding NADP-dependent oxidoreductase — translation MRAVVVEQWGGPEVLVEREVARPEPGLNEVLVRVHAAGVNPVDFKTRASGALIEWGEVPAVGWDVSGTVEAVGPGVGMFRPGDEVYGMPLFPRQVGAYAEYVVAPARHLAPKPANLTHVQAAALPLAALTAWQALVDTAGVRAGERVLVHAAAGGVGHLAVQIAKARGAYVIGTASAGKHDLLRQLGADEVIDYRTVRFEDAVGDVDVVLDGLGGQNAERSLTVLRPGGRLITLPGPDDVPADVPGHVRAVWMLVEPDHLGLREIAALAERGALTPVVETVVPLAEAAKAHEIGEQGRTTGKIVLSVA, via the coding sequence ATGCGTGCGGTGGTCGTGGAGCAGTGGGGCGGACCGGAGGTGCTCGTGGAGCGTGAGGTCGCCCGGCCCGAGCCGGGACTGAACGAGGTCCTGGTGCGGGTCCACGCGGCCGGTGTGAATCCGGTGGACTTCAAGACCCGGGCCAGCGGGGCCCTGATCGAGTGGGGCGAGGTCCCGGCGGTCGGCTGGGACGTCTCCGGCACCGTGGAGGCCGTCGGACCGGGCGTGGGGATGTTCCGCCCCGGGGACGAGGTGTACGGCATGCCGCTGTTCCCGCGGCAGGTCGGCGCCTACGCCGAGTACGTCGTCGCCCCGGCCCGCCACCTCGCGCCCAAGCCGGCGAACCTCACCCACGTGCAGGCGGCGGCGCTGCCGCTGGCCGCGCTGACCGCCTGGCAGGCCCTGGTGGACACCGCCGGGGTGCGCGCCGGTGAGCGGGTGCTGGTGCACGCGGCGGCCGGCGGGGTCGGCCACCTGGCCGTGCAGATCGCCAAGGCCCGCGGCGCGTACGTCATCGGCACGGCCAGCGCCGGCAAGCACGACCTGCTGCGGCAGCTGGGCGCGGACGAGGTGATCGACTACCGCACGGTCCGCTTCGAGGACGCCGTCGGGGACGTGGACGTGGTGCTGGACGGGCTCGGCGGCCAGAACGCCGAGCGGTCCCTGACGGTGCTGCGCCCGGGCGGCCGGCTGATCACCCTGCCCGGCCCCGACGACGTCCCCGCCGACGTCCCCGGCCACGTGCGGGCGGTGTGGATGCTGGTCGAGCCCGACCACCTGGGTCTGCGCGAGATCGCCGCCCTGGCCGAGCGGGGCGCGCTCACGCCCGTGGTCGAGACCGTCGTCCCGCTGGCCGAGGCCGCGAAGGCGCACGAGATCGGCGAGCAGGGCCG
- a CDS encoding GlxA family transcriptional regulator: MSEMQWPCTDPRPDPSADAAGRHRIAVLALPGVPPFELGIPSRVFGSVLDAGSRPLYEVTVCTADGAPVLSDAGFTVQPAAGPEALAAADTVIVPPTHAMPELGHGGPLPPEVTAAIAGIRPGTRLVSICTGSYVLAAAGLLDGRPATTHWHLAPEFRRAYPRVKVDEEVLFVDDGDVLTSAGVAAGVDLCLHMIRRDHGAAAANRAARMCVVPPWRDGGQAQYIDRPVPEPTVATTTATRAWALEHLGEPLSLNRLAEHARMSLRSFTRRFRDEVGMTPVQWLTAQRLELAKQLLETTDLSIDLVAHRCGFGSANSLRAHMRTAFGVSPASYRRTFHTDDLVEAGV; the protein is encoded by the coding sequence ATGAGCGAGATGCAGTGGCCGTGCACCGACCCCCGCCCCGACCCGAGCGCCGACGCGGCCGGGCGGCACCGCATCGCCGTCCTCGCCCTGCCCGGCGTCCCGCCCTTCGAACTCGGCATCCCCTCCCGCGTCTTCGGCAGCGTCCTGGACGCCGGCTCACGCCCGCTGTACGAGGTCACCGTCTGCACCGCCGACGGCGCCCCGGTCCTCAGCGACGCCGGGTTCACCGTGCAGCCCGCGGCCGGTCCCGAGGCCCTGGCCGCCGCGGACACCGTGATCGTCCCGCCCACGCACGCCATGCCCGAGCTGGGCCACGGCGGCCCGCTGCCGCCCGAGGTCACCGCGGCCATCGCCGGCATCCGGCCCGGCACCCGCCTGGTGTCCATCTGCACCGGCTCCTACGTCCTGGCCGCCGCGGGCCTCCTCGACGGCCGGCCCGCCACCACCCACTGGCACCTCGCCCCCGAGTTCCGCCGCGCCTACCCCCGCGTCAAGGTCGACGAGGAGGTCCTCTTCGTCGACGACGGCGACGTCCTGACCTCCGCGGGCGTCGCCGCCGGCGTCGACCTGTGCCTGCACATGATCCGCCGCGACCACGGCGCCGCCGCCGCCAACCGCGCCGCCCGCATGTGCGTCGTCCCGCCCTGGCGGGACGGCGGCCAGGCCCAGTACATCGACCGCCCGGTGCCCGAACCCACCGTCGCCACCACCACCGCCACCCGCGCCTGGGCCCTGGAACACCTCGGCGAACCCCTCTCCCTGAACCGCCTGGCCGAACACGCCCGGATGAGCCTGCGCTCCTTCACCCGCCGCTTCCGCGACGAGGTCGGCATGACCCCCGTGCAGTGGCTCACCGCGCAACGCCTGGAACTGGCCAAGCAGTTGCTGGAGACCACCGACCTGTCCATCGACCTGGTCGCCCACCGCTGTGGCTTCGGCTCCGCCAACTCCCTGCGCGCCCACATGCGCACCGCCTTCGGTGTCTCACCCGCCTCCTACCGCCGCACCTTCCATACCGACGACCTGGTGGAAGCGGGCGTCTGA
- a CDS encoding sugar isomerase domain-containing protein, which translates to MTVESVSAETFARESLAVLNRLTESARADVSAAAGLIADCVREDGVVQAFGTGHSQALVLELAGRAGGLVPTNRLQMADLVLHGGDHPGVLDDPLLERQPGIALRLYELAAPRPQDLFVVISNSGVNSVVVEMALHAKGRGHRLLAITSLAHTAAVPAVHPSGRKLADLADVALDNAAPPGDALLPLPGGGAVCALSTLTGALLVQMTVAEAAAQLLASGDRPPVYVSANVPGGFEGNLELERRYAGRIRRTAG; encoded by the coding sequence GTGACCGTCGAGTCCGTGAGTGCCGAGACCTTCGCGCGCGAGAGCCTGGCCGTCCTGAACCGCCTCACCGAGTCGGCGCGCGCCGACGTGAGCGCGGCCGCCGGGCTGATCGCCGACTGCGTCCGCGAGGACGGCGTGGTCCAGGCCTTCGGCACCGGCCACTCCCAGGCTCTCGTCCTCGAACTGGCAGGCCGGGCCGGCGGACTGGTGCCCACCAACCGCCTCCAGATGGCCGACCTCGTCCTCCACGGCGGCGACCACCCCGGCGTCCTCGACGACCCGCTCCTCGAACGTCAGCCCGGCATCGCGCTGCGCCTCTACGAACTCGCCGCCCCCCGCCCCCAGGACCTCTTCGTCGTCATCTCCAACTCCGGGGTCAACAGCGTCGTGGTCGAGATGGCCCTGCACGCCAAGGGGCGGGGTCACCGTCTGCTCGCCATCACCTCCCTGGCCCACACCGCGGCCGTGCCGGCCGTCCACCCCAGCGGCAGGAAGCTCGCCGACCTCGCCGACGTCGCCCTCGACAACGCGGCCCCGCCCGGCGACGCCCTCCTCCCGCTGCCCGGCGGCGGCGCGGTCTGCGCCCTGTCCACGCTCACCGGCGCCCTGTTGGTGCAGATGACGGTCGCCGAGGCCGCCGCCCAGCTCCTCGCCTCCGGCGACCGCCCCCCGGTCTACGTCTCCGCCAACGTGCCCGGCGGCTTCGAGGGCAACCTGGAGCTGGAGCGGCGGTACGCCGGACGGATCCGACGCACCGCCGGCTAG